The following coding sequences are from one Canis lupus baileyi chromosome 19, mCanLup2.hap1, whole genome shotgun sequence window:
- the LOC140611368 gene encoding olfactory receptor 7E24-like — translation MEPQNLTSVSEFLLLGLSDDPELQPLLFGLFLTMYLVTVLGNLLIILAVSSDSHLHTPMYFFLSNLSLADIGFSTTTVPKMLVNIQTHSKYITYAGCLTQMSFYFLFGCLDNLLLAVMAYDRFVAICHPLNYPIIMNPRLCGLLVLLSFFSSLLESQIHCLMVSQLTFCTDVEIHHFFCDAPQLLHLACSYTSINTILIYFIGAIFGGIPLSGILCSYSRIASSILRVPTTGGKYKAFSTCGSHLSVVCLFYGTGLGVYLGSSISPSPGKDAVASVVYTVVIPMLNPFIYSLRNRDIKRALWGIISITA, via the coding sequence ATGGAACCACAGAATCTAACAAGTGTTTCAGAAttcctcctcctgggcctctcaGATGATCCAGAACTGCAGCCCCTCCTCTTTGGGCTGTTCCTGACCATGTACCTGGTCACTGTGCTTGGGAACCTGCTCATCATCTTGGCCGTCAGCTCTGActcccacctccacacccccatgtacttcttcctctccaaCCTGTCCTTGGCTGACATTGGTTTCAGCACCACTACAGTCCCAAAGATGCTGGTGAACATTCAAACACACAGTAAATATATCACTTATGCAGGCTGCCTAACTCAgatgtccttttattttctatttgggtGTTTGGACAATCTACTCCTGGctgtgatggcctatgaccgGTTTGTGGCCATTTGTCACCCCCTGAACTACCCAATTATCATGAACCCACGCCTCTGTGGCTTGTTGGTCCTGTTGTCATTTTTCAGCAGCCTTTTGGAATCTCAGATTCACTGTTTGATGGTGTCACAACTTACCTTCTGCACAGATGTGGAAATTCATCATTTCTTTTGTGATGCACCTCAACTTCTCCACCTTGCCTGCTCTTATACCTCCATCAACACCATACTAATCTATTTTATTGGTGCCATTTTTGGTGGCATTCCACTTTCAGGGATCCTTTGTTCTTATAGTAGAATTGCTTCCTCCATTCTGAGAGTCCCAACCACAGGTGGGAAGTACAAAGCGTTCTCCACCTGTGGCTCCCACCTGTcagttgtttgcttattttatggAACAGGCCTTGGAGTGTACCTCGGTTCAtccatctccccctcccctgggaaGGATGCAGTGGCCTCAGTAGTGTACACTGTGGTCATTCCCATGCTGAACCCCTTCATCTATAGCCTGAGGAACAGGGACATCAAGAGGGCACTGTGGGGGATTATAAGCATAACAGCTTAA
- the LOC140611367 gene encoding olfactory receptor 7D4-like — MEPRNQTSVSEFLLLGFSQDSVHQPILFGLFLSMYLVTVLGNLLIILAITSDSHLHTPMYFFLSNLSFADISFTSTTVPKMLVNIQTQSKSITYAGCITQMYFFMVFGGMDTFLLTVMAYDRFVAICHPLHYTVIMNPQLCGLLVLVSWFISFSYSLIQSLLMLQLSFCTNWVIPHFYCELAQALTLACSDTLVNHILQYMVTALLGIVPFSGILFSYTRIASSILRIPSANGKYKYKAFSTCASHLSVVSLFYGTGLGVYLSSDVSSWRGMIASVMYTVVTPMLNPFIYSLRNRDMKRALQKVLGRILYVQ, encoded by the coding sequence ATGGAACCAAGAAATCAAACAAGTGTTTCAGAATTTTTACTCCTGGGATTTTCTCAAGACTCAGTGCATCAGCCCATTCTATTTGGGCTATTCTTGTCCATGTACCTGGTCACCGTGCTTGGGAACCTACTCATCATCCTGGCCATCACCTCTGActcccacctccacacccccatgtacttcttcctctccaaCTTGTCCTTTGCTGACATCAGTTTCACCTCCACCACAGTCCCTAAGATGCTGGTGAACATCCAAACACAGAGCAAATCCATCACCTATGCAGGCTGCATCACccagatgtatttttttatggtttttggaGGCATGGACACTTTCCTCCTTActgtgatggcctatgaccgGTTTGTGGCCATCTGTCACCCCTTGCACTACACAGTCATCATGAATCCACAGCTCTGTGGCCTCCTGGTTCTTGTGTCCTGGTTCATCAGCTTCTCATACTCCCTGATCCAGAGTTTGTTGATGTTGCAGCTGTCTTTCTGCACCAACTGGGTAATTCCACACTTTTACTGTGAACTTGCTCAGGCCCTCACCCTTGCCTGTTCAGACACATTGGTCAATCATATCTTGCAATATATGGTGACTGCCCTTCTTGGCATTGTTCCCTTCTCAGGGATCCTTTTCTCCTATACTCGAATTGCCTCCTCAATCCTGAGAATCCCATCAGCTAATGGGAAGTATAAGTATAAGGCATTTTCCACCTGTGCGTCTCACCTCTCCGTGGTTTCTTTATTCTATGGGACAGGGCTTGGTGTGTATCTCAGTTCTGATGTATCTTCCTGGAGAGGCATGATTGCCTCGGTGATGTACACTGTGGTCACCCCAATGCTGAACCCCTTCATCTACAGCCTACGGAACAGGGACATGAAGAGGGCTCTACAAAAAGTCCTGGGGAGAATACTCTATGTTCAGTGA